One Littorina saxatilis isolate snail1 linkage group LG1, US_GU_Lsax_2.0, whole genome shotgun sequence genomic window carries:
- the LOC138962776 gene encoding RNA polymerase II subunit A C-terminal domain phosphatase-like: protein MAAYTQIVCPGEFPIKLVKWKVKKDSMVTKGAVLALYEVENTESQAKLKSTASGIVDKIFVDAGMAAEPGNALVTLRHQESGGCTHPTVMKDMCADCGADLRREPGIAGDWKETMSASVAMVHNIPELIVSQEQALELGREDETRLLKTRKLVLLVDLDQTLIHTTNDNIPANLKDVFHFQMCQGPHQTWYHTKFRPYTRKFLEHISQMFELHICTFGVRLYAHTVARLIDPDEKFFSHRILSRDECFDPQSKTANLKALFPCGDGMVCIIDDREDVWNNAPNLVHVKPYRFFQGTADINAPPGLDKTENDSIPITHKVIDHHEDHSSDGKDKTVEKSDGVDGNSAEKTVSGIDEAEMQSSSGSDGKGSQDTKTGDQKCSGKKEAAADQGSKDEQDVSQTAGKQTTEDTEAGKQKHSEGGTAAAVEQGSKDGKLVEQDLSQTEGKQTTEDTESGELKRSGSEEAAMDQGSKDGASVEQNLSQTAGKQTTEDTESGEQKRSGSEEAAVDQGSKDGKLVEQDLSQTEGKQTTESGEQKRSGSEEAAMDQGSKDGKLVEQDLSQTEGKQTTESGEQKRSGSEEAAMDQGSKDGKLVEQDLSQTEGKQTTEDTEAGKQKHSMSGTVAAEQGSKDGEANTQEMSKAAGKQTTEDSEAGIQDPTPTEAAVKQCITESQPGEQTKTEQQMPSSAEGDDCKTKTVTDVSREPDSDKTVEENDKMKAEQLAQDLSLSSDSDSDGWDEGSSAPMDTEDTDGGRTTESKELTQKGKTEGVGEEEKKTASVTEKNCPGGENAKEGNARGEEAANLEVADPRKTKDTVQQEEAKESGEDELEWVDDDDYLLHLEEILTRIHKAYYSMFDEGKQLSSAEVAPTSKRSLPDLKSLIPYIKRKTLKGCNIVFSGVVPLNTPPERSRGYNVARMLGAAIQANIVAPKQASKKHPATTHLVAAKPGTGKHKTALRTRGVNIVSVNWLWACAERWERCDERLFSLGPLPGSEDSSPVPTRKGHPKQGKRKRKSGAGDGESDEGAANGEALSAEKRQKTTEEQGAERENDSWENTEQQSDGEMSHSSERSGASFADTVNPLMAFSDEDLECMDKEVDDLMAEEGSDSDDEDEEDRIKRIRTSVLGSQSDTDSSSDSLAGELPRGWKLRRKSKPSPDSNEDDLDKQKKKEIEAETEDTENEMSRFSKTVDAFAPDSESNTSFADSIGSVDDEIAEAVEKEFLASL from the exons ATGGCAGCCTACACACAGATTGTGTGTCCTGGGGAGTTTCCCATCAAGTTAGTGAAATGGAAAGTGAAGAAAGACAGCATGGTGACAAAAGGAGCTGTGCTTGCTCTGTATGAAGTGGAAAATACAGAATCACAAGCGAAGCTGAAGTCGACAGCATCTGGTATTGTCGACAAAATATTTGTTGACGCGGGCATGGCAGCTGAGCCTGG GAATGCACTGGTAACATTACGTCATCAAGAGTCTGGAGGATGTACACACCCCACTGTCATGAAAGACATGTGTGCTGACTGTGGTGCAGATTTGAGAAG GGAGCCAGGTATTGCTGGAGATTGGAAAGAGACAATGTCTGCTTCTGTGGCAATGGTGCACAACATCCCTGAGTTGATTGTCAGCCAAGAG CAAGCTCTGGAGTTGGGGAGAGAAGATGAGACGCGACTGCTGAAAACGAGAAAGTTGGTGTTACTGGTGGATCTTGATCAGACGCTCATACACACCACTAATGACAACATCCCCGCCAACCTCAAG gATGTCTTCCACTTCCAGATGTGTCAGGGACCTCATCAAACGTGGTACCACACAAAATTTCGACCATACACCCGCAAGTTTCTGGAGCACATTTCACAGATGTTTGAACTTCACATCTGCACGTTTGGCGTACGCCTGTATGCTCACACCGTTGCACGTCTGATCGACCCCGACGAAAAGTTCTTCTCACACAGGATTCTCTCACGCGATGAGTGTTTCGATCCTCAGTCCAAGACTGCAAACCTGAA AGCGCTGTTTCCTTGCGGAGACGGCATGGTCTGCATCATTGACGACCGTGAAGACGTTTGGAACAACGCACCAAATTTGGTGCACGTCAAGCCATATCGCTTTTTCCAGGGTACCGCCGACATCAACGCTCCGCCAGGCCTGGATAAAACAGAGAACGACAGCATCCCCATCACTCACAAAGTCATCGACCACCATGAGGATCACAGTTCCGATGGAAAAGACAAAACTGTGGAGAAAAGTGATGGTGTTGATGGAAACTCAGCAGAGAAAACAGTGAGTGGAATTGATGAGGCTGAGATGCAAAGCAGTAGTGGTAGTGATGGTAAGGGGAGTCAGGACACTAAGACAGGAGATCAGAAATGTTCAGGGAAGAAAGAGGCAGCAGCGGATCAAGGTTCTAAGGATGAGCAGGATGTGAGCCAAACAGCAGGGAAGCAAACTACTGAAGACACTGAGGCAGGCAAACAGAAACATTCAGAGGGTGgcacagcagcagcagtagagCAAGGTTCTAAGGATGGCAAATTAGTTGAGCAGGATTTGAGCCAAACAGAAGGGAAGCAAACTACTGAAGACACTGAGTCCGGAGAACTAAAACGTTCAGGCAGTGAGGAGGCAGCAATGGATCAAGGTTCTAAGGATGGCGCATCAGTTGAGCAGAATTTGAGCCAAACAGCAGGGAAGCAAACTACTGAAGACACTGAGTCCGGAGAACAAAAACGTTCAGGCAGTGAGGAGGCAGCAGTGGATCAAGGTTCTAAGGATGGCAAATTAGTAGAGCAGGATTTGAGCCAAACAGAAGGGAAGCAAACTACTGAGTCCGGAGAACAAAAGCGTTCAGGCAGTGAGGAGGCAGCAATGGATCAAGGTTCTAAGGATGGCAAATTAGTAGAGCAGGATTTGAGCCAAACAGAAGGGAAGCAAACTACTGAGTCCGGAGAACAAAAGCGTTCAGGCAGTGAGGAGGCAGCAATGGATCAAGGTTCTAAGGATGGCAAATTAGTAGAGCAGGATTTGAGCCAAACAGAAGGGAAGCAAACTACTGAAGACACTGAGGCAGGCAAACAGAAACATTCAATGAGTGGCACAGTAGCAGCAGAGCAAGGTTCTAAAGATGGTGAAGCAAATACGCAGGAAATGAGCAAAGCAGCAGGGAAACAAACTACTGAGGATTCTGAGGCAGGAATACAGGATCCTACACCGACTGAGGCAGCAGTAAAGCAATGTATTACAGAAAGTCAACCTGGcgaacaaacaaagacagaacaGCAGATGCCTTCATCAGCAGAAGGAGATGATTGCAAGACGAAGACGGTCACTGATGTTAGCAGGGAGCCAGACTCTGATAAAACTGTTGAGGAAAATGACAAAATGAAAGCAGAACAGCTGGCGCAAGACCTTAGTTTGTCCAGTGACTCAGATTCAGATGGTTGGGACGAAGGCAGCAGTGCTCCAATGGACACAGAAGACACGGATGGAGGAAGGACAACAGAAAGTAAAGAGTTGACACAGAAAGGGAAAACGGAGGGTGTAGGGGAGGAGGAAAAGAAGACTGCTAGTGTGACAGAAAAAAATTGCCCAGGTGGAGAGAATGCAAAGGAGGGTAACGCAAGAGGGGAAGAGGCAGCAAATCTAGAGGTTGCTGACCCCAGGAAGACAAAAGACACGGTGCAGCAGGAAGAAGCTAAGGAGAGTGGTGAAGATGAGCTAGAGTGGGTGGATGATGATGACTATCTTCTTCACCTGGAAGAGATTCTCACTCGCATCCACAAGGCCTACTACTCCATGTTCGACGAGGGAAAGCAGCTGTCATCGGCAGAGGTCGCACCCACCTCCAAACGTTCTCTCCCCGACCTCAAATCTCTCATTCCCTACATAAAGCGCAAGACACTGAAAGGCTGCAACATCGTTTTCAGCGGAGTGGTACCCTTGAACACTCCACCGGAGAGAAGTCGTGGATACAACGTGGCCAGAATGTTGGGTGCTGCGATACAGGCGAACATTGTTGCGCCCAAGCAGGCAAGCAagaaacacccagcaaccacaCACCTGGTAGCGGCTAAGCCTGGCACCGGAAAACACAAGACTGCGCTGAGGACACGGGGAGTCAACATAGTCAGCGTCAACTGGCTGTGGGCGTGTGCAGAGCGCTGGGAGCGATGCGACGAGCGTCTCTTTTCTCTCGGGCCTTTGCCTGGCTCTGAAGACTCCAGCCCTGTTCCCACCAGGAAAGGACACCCAAAGCAGGGCAAGCGCAAGCGAAAAAGTGGTGCTGGCGACGGAGAATCGGACGAAGGGGCAGCCAACGGGGAGGCTCTCAGCGCTGAAAAGCGACAGAAGACGACGGAAGAGCAAGGCGCAGAGAGGGAGAATGACAGTTGGGAGAACACGGAGCAGCAGTCTGATGGCGAGATGTCTCATTCCTCAGAGAGAAGTGGCGCCTCTTTTGCTGACACAGTTAATCCCTTGATGGCTTTCTCCGATGAGGACTTGGAGTGTATGGACAAAGAG GTGGATGACTTGATGGCGGAAGAGGGGAGCGACTCTGATGATGAAGACGAAGAGGATCGCATTAAACGAATTCGAACGTCAGTTCTGGGAAGTCAGAGCGACACTGATTCGTCATCAGACTCTCTCGCCGGAGAGCTTCCTCGCGGTTGGAAACTGCGACGAAAGTCCAAGCCATCGCCAGACTCCAACGAAGATGACCTGGAcaagcagaaaaagaaagaaatagaagCAGAGACTGAAGATACAGAGAATGAAATGTCCAGATTTTCGAAAACGGTTGACGCCTTTGCTCCTGATTCTGAAAGCAACACATCATTCGCTGATTCTATCGGTTCCGTAGACGATGAAATTGCTGAGGCTGTAGAGAAAGAGTTCTTGGCGTCATTGTAg